One genomic region from Arcobacter sp. LA11 encodes:
- a CDS encoding tellurium resistance protein TerC — translation MQNTKQLSGILIFISFLITIVSYFLYSELFIYSGIFAWLALSLVFIKTSNKKLLIVLLILSFLSFSYSFLNDFFIDYERAILVNQYLLTLLIGVGFLRLIATPKKEKVKKLPRGKESFLKTYLGIHLFGSVINLSSLILVADKLYKKGPISKLQIILLTRAFSSDAYWSPFFVAFAAALTYAPNLSTSTILLTGLVLAFIAFLVTYFEVMNIKKYDIKEFRGYPIHFETLYLPFLLAIMVLFTNFYYPNLKVILLISFFSIVLTTFILPLKVGLKNTISKLNHHVTDELPKMKNEIALFLVAGMFGVSISSILVGLNINLPFETFNGLTASLLLLVLIILSFVGIHPIISIAIIGNWMNELNHTLLAMTFLMSWSTAVSTSPFSGLNLTMQARYKLNAIDIFKINLPYVIRMYIVCIIVLFVVSDYLNL, via the coding sequence ATGCAAAATACTAAACAATTATCTGGAATATTAATTTTTATATCATTTTTAATTACTATTGTTAGTTATTTTTTGTACAGTGAACTTTTTATATATTCAGGAATATTTGCTTGGCTTGCATTATCTTTAGTATTTATAAAGACTTCAAATAAGAAACTTTTAATTGTACTTTTAATTTTATCTTTTTTATCTTTTTCTTATAGTTTTTTAAATGATTTTTTTATTGATTATGAAAGAGCGATTCTTGTTAATCAATATTTACTGACTCTTTTAATCGGAGTAGGTTTTTTAAGACTTATTGCTACACCCAAAAAAGAAAAAGTAAAAAAACTTCCAAGAGGCAAAGAGTCATTTTTAAAAACATACTTAGGAATACACCTTTTTGGTTCAGTAATAAACCTTTCTTCTTTGATTCTTGTTGCAGATAAATTATATAAAAAAGGACCTATCTCAAAGTTACAAATTATTTTGCTTACAAGAGCTTTTTCTTCTGATGCATATTGGTCACCTTTTTTTGTTGCATTTGCAGCAGCTTTAACTTATGCTCCTAATTTATCCACATCTACTATATTATTGACAGGATTAGTTTTAGCTTTTATTGCTTTTTTAGTTACTTATTTTGAAGTTATGAATATAAAAAAATACGATATCAAAGAATTTAGAGGTTATCCGATTCATTTTGAAACTTTATATTTACCTTTTCTTTTAGCAATTATGGTGTTATTTACAAATTTTTATTATCCAAATTTAAAAGTTATATTATTGATTTCATTTTTTTCAATAGTTCTAACAACATTTATACTTCCATTAAAAGTGGGTTTAAAAAATACAATTTCAAAGTTAAATCATCATGTTACAGATGAGCTACCTAAAATGAAAAATGAAATAGCACTTTTTCTAGTTGCGGGAATGTTTGGTGTTAGTATTAGTTCTATTCTAGTTGGACTAAATATAAATTTACCTTTTGAGACTTTTAATGGTTTAACAGCATCTTTATTACTTTTAGTATTGATTATATTATCATTTGTTGGAATACATCCAATTATATCAATCGCTATTATAGGGAACTGGATGAATGAGTTAAATCATACTTTATTAGCAATGACATTTTTAATGTCTTGGTCAACTGCAGTTTCAACTTCACCTTTTAGTGGATTAAATCTTACTATGCAAGCAAGGTATAAATTAAATGCAATTGATATATTTAAAATAAATTTACCTTATGTTATACGTATGTATATTGTATGTATAATTGTTCTTTTTGTTGTTTCTGATTATTTAAATCTATAA
- a CDS encoding GtrA family protein produces the protein MNKEFIRFILIGIINTIAGYSFYAGFIFIGFSYWLAALFGTILGIIFNFKTIGKFVFKNEDNKLFFRFVSVYILIYFLSILIIAIGKDYGFNDYIAGLFSIVPCAIVSFLLNKFYVYKKENDEDY, from the coding sequence TTGAATAAAGAGTTTATTAGATTTATTTTAATTGGTATAATAAATACAATTGCTGGTTATAGTTTTTACGCAGGATTTATTTTTATTGGATTTAGCTATTGGCTAGCTGCATTATTTGGAACAATATTAGGAATTATTTTCAATTTTAAAACTATAGGAAAGTTCGTTTTTAAAAATGAAGATAATAAATTGTTCTTTAGATTTGTTTCTGTTTACATATTAATATACTTTTTAAGTATTTTAATAATAGCAATTGGTAAAGATTATGGATTTAATGATTATATTGCAGGATTGTTTTCAATTGTTCCTTGTGCAATAGTATCATTTCTATTAAATAAGTTTTATGTATATAAAAAGGAAAATGATGAAGACTATTAG
- a CDS encoding pyruvate carboxyltransferase: MLKNMTLFDCTLREIGYQTGWYFDNKFATDLYKFAHGKGIDYLELGFFHNMEADPNKGDFRYCSQKNDEIKELFEPIKNWTKLSSMLDIQRPLSNLLPKEDSPIDTIRIITRSHETDFEILSKKVEEIQELGYELFINFTSAGYNSIEKNISFAKFCKKMGVEVMYLADTESVFTCDYINNSMDAIKAENVEVGMHLHNKNGTADMLLDTALSKNCLYTDATLLGLGGKWHDGNIPLEYIIKKFGINGGYELTQLKTNLVQQLIKYHEHTTAILD, translated from the coding sequence ATGTTAAAAAATATGACATTATTTGATTGTACATTAAGAGAAATAGGTTATCAAACAGGTTGGTATTTTGATAATAAATTTGCAACTGATCTATATAAATTTGCACATGGCAAAGGAATAGATTATCTTGAGTTGGGTTTTTTTCATAATATGGAAGCTGATCCTAATAAGGGTGATTTTAGATATTGTAGTCAAAAAAATGATGAAATAAAAGAATTGTTTGAACCTATTAAAAACTGGACTAAGTTATCCTCAATGCTAGATATTCAAAGACCCCTTTCTAATCTTTTACCTAAAGAAGACAGTCCTATTGATACTATAAGAATTATAACTCGTTCTCATGAAACTGATTTTGAAATTTTATCAAAGAAAGTTGAAGAAATTCAAGAACTTGGTTATGAATTATTTATAAATTTTACTAGTGCAGGATATAACTCTATAGAAAAGAATATTTCTTTTGCAAAGTTTTGTAAAAAAATGGGAGTAGAAGTTATGTATTTAGCAGATACTGAAAGTGTATTTACTTGTGATTACATAAATAACTCTATGGATGCAATTAAAGCAGAAAATGTTGAAGTTGGTATGCATTTACATAATAAAAATGGTACTGCTGATATGCTTCTAGATACAGCTTTATCAAAAAACTGTCTTTATACTGATGCAACTTTACTTGGTTTGGGTGGAAAATGGCATGATGGAAATATACCTTTAGAATATATAATTAAAAAATTTGGTATTAATGGAGGATATGAACTTACTCAATTAAAAACGAATTTAGTCCAACAGTTAATTAAATACCATGAACATACAACTGCAATCTTGGATTGA
- a CDS encoding NlpC/P60 family protein → MKIIKYIFLFLFLIFNFQACSFKSSSSNYSTSTDKTFPNRLDYDYQLSENINYQKLYLSLNKQYNSWKAVPYKYGGNTKKGIDCSAFVQRTFKDRLNINIPRTTALQSQVGKNVSLDELEMGDLIFFKTGFNSRHVGIYLEGGKFLHASTKRGVTISRLDNNYYSKHFWKVKRIIY, encoded by the coding sequence GTGAAAATTATAAAATATATTTTCTTATTTTTATTTCTTATATTTAATTTTCAAGCTTGTAGTTTTAAAAGTAGTTCATCAAATTACTCTACTAGTACAGACAAAACATTTCCAAATAGATTGGACTATGATTATCAATTATCAGAAAATATCAACTATCAAAAATTATACTTATCTTTAAATAAACAATATAACTCGTGGAAAGCAGTTCCTTATAAATATGGTGGAAATACAAAAAAGGGCATTGATTGTTCTGCTTTTGTACAAAGAACGTTTAAAGATAGACTAAATATAAATATCCCAAGAACTACAGCACTTCAATCACAAGTGGGGAAGAATGTCTCTTTAGATGAGCTTGAAATGGGAGATTTAATATTTTTTAAAACTGGATTTAACTCTAGACATGTTGGAATATATCTAGAAGGTGGAAAATTTCTACATGCCTCTACAAAAAGAGGAGTGACAATATCAAGACTTGATAATAATTACTATTCAAAACATTTTTGGAAAGTAAAAAGAATAATTTATTAG
- a CDS encoding thiamine pyrophosphate-binding protein → MIKVSDYVAKFLAENEQVGTDIFMVSGGGNMHLIDSIGKNESLNYVCNHHEQACTFAAEGYARVSNKIGVSFVTTGPGGTNAITGVYSAWVDSIPTFTISGQVKFMTTISSQPELNLRQLGDQEINIIDLVKPITKYAVLISDKNTIKYHLEKALYLAKEGRPGPVWLDIPLDIQGAMIDEKDLESFSKPIEKDYDIKMNEVLDLLSKSKRPVIIAGNGITLSDGNETFINLVKDLNIPIVSSFARYDILNDEHPLFFGRFGTIGQRAANFIVQNSDCIIAIGARLNIRAISYNWEHFGRAAKKILIDIDKAELNKHTLDIDIKIESDAKYFIKKLHEEVKNNTIYNYDNWINRCKKYKSDFPTIIKQRQEVKDYVDSYNFFDLLSNVTKDNEVFVFANATASVSSYQSLRTKGKQKIIENSGCAAMGYDLPAAIGACYANNKNDVICVTGDGSLQMNIQELQTIIHNKLPIKIFVLNNEGYSSIKNTQNNFFNGHKVGSEKSSGVSFPNLEAISKAYGFKTFKIKNQNNLQSELEEILKYKSFVCEIMLDPNEKMEPKLSSEIKEDGTIISKPLEDMFPFLDRELFNKNMIIETIGE, encoded by the coding sequence ATGATTAAAGTTAGTGATTATGTAGCAAAGTTTTTAGCAGAAAATGAACAAGTTGGAACTGATATTTTTATGGTTTCAGGTGGTGGAAATATGCATTTAATTGATTCTATAGGTAAAAATGAGTCTTTAAATTATGTATGTAATCATCATGAACAAGCTTGTACTTTTGCAGCAGAAGGTTATGCAAGGGTTTCAAATAAAATTGGAGTATCTTTTGTCACAACTGGACCTGGAGGGACTAATGCAATTACTGGGGTTTACAGTGCGTGGGTAGATTCTATTCCAACTTTTACAATATCGGGACAAGTAAAGTTTATGACGACTATAAGTTCTCAACCTGAATTAAATCTAAGACAACTTGGAGACCAAGAGATAAATATTATTGATTTAGTTAAACCAATAACTAAGTATGCTGTTTTAATAAGTGATAAAAATACTATAAAATACCATTTAGAAAAAGCTTTATATCTTGCTAAAGAGGGTAGACCTGGACCAGTATGGTTAGATATTCCCTTAGATATCCAAGGTGCAATGATCGATGAAAAAGATTTAGAGTCATTTTCTAAGCCTATTGAAAAAGATTATGATATTAAAATGAATGAAGTTTTAGATCTATTAAGTAAATCTAAACGACCTGTTATAATAGCAGGTAATGGAATTACTTTGAGTGATGGAAATGAGACTTTTATTAATCTAGTAAAAGATTTAAATATCCCAATAGTTAGTAGCTTTGCTCGATATGATATTTTAAATGATGAACATCCTTTATTTTTTGGAAGATTTGGAACTATTGGACAGAGAGCTGCAAATTTTATTGTACAAAATAGTGATTGTATAATTGCAATTGGAGCAAGATTAAATATTCGTGCAATAAGTTATAACTGGGAACATTTTGGAAGAGCAGCAAAAAAAATACTAATAGATATTGATAAAGCTGAATTAAATAAACATACATTAGATATAGATATTAAAATAGAATCTGATGCAAAGTATTTTATTAAAAAGTTACATGAAGAAGTAAAGAATAATACTATTTATAACTATGATAATTGGATTAACCGATGTAAAAAGTATAAAAGTGATTTTCCAACAATAATAAAACAAAGACAAGAAGTAAAAGATTATGTTGATTCTTATAATTTTTTTGATTTATTATCAAATGTTACAAAAGATAATGAAGTCTTTGTTTTTGCGAATGCAACTGCAAGTGTATCTTCTTATCAAAGTTTGAGAACTAAAGGAAAACAAAAGATTATTGAAAATTCAGGTTGCGCTGCAATGGGATATGATTTACCTGCTGCAATTGGGGCTTGCTATGCAAATAACAAAAATGATGTTATTTGTGTAACAGGAGATGGAAGTTTACAAATGAATATTCAAGAATTACAGACAATTATTCATAATAAATTACCAATAAAAATCTTTGTTTTAAATAATGAAGGATACTCCTCTATTAAAAATACTCAAAATAACTTTTTTAATGGGCATAAAGTTGGTTCTGAAAAAAGTAGTGGGGTTAGTTTCCCAAATTTAGAAGCCATATCAAAAGCTTATGGGTTCAAAACTTTTAAAATTAAAAATCAAAATAACTTACAAAGTGAGTTAGAAGAAATTTTAAAATATAAAAGTTTTGTATGTGAGATTATGCTTGATCCAAATGAAAAAATGGAACCTAAACTATCTTCAGAAATAAAAGAAGATGGGACTATTATTTCTAAACCATTAGAGGATATGTTTCCTTTTTTAGATAGAGAATTATTTAATAAAAATATGATTATTGAAACTATCGGAGAATAA
- the rfbH gene encoding lipopolysaccharide biosynthesis protein RfbH, whose amino-acid sequence MFNKNQLKENVLQEVSKYYNLVHKPKKNKKFIPGETRVNYAGRVFDEKEMLNLVDSSLDFWLTYGEYSKDFEKKLAKYLNIRWSFLVNSGSSANLLAFYSLTSPLLNERQIKRGDEVITVAAAFPTTVAPIVQYGAVPVFVDVELNNFNIDINELEKALSFKTKAIMIAHTLGNPFNLKEVKEFCDKHKLWLVEDNCDALGSKYKGKFTGTWGDLGTSSFYPPHHMTMGEGGAVYTDNPLLKKIILSMRDWGRDCWCESGVDNTCGSRFSKSFGNLPKGYDHKYVYSHFGFNLKASDMQAAIGVAQLDKLNLFIEKRKENYNKLFSALSKLDQIILMHKQIDSEPSWFGFLMTLKENSEYQRNEFAKYLENNNIQTRNLFAGNILNHPLFDSLAENKDYRVIGDLDNTNRIMSDSLWIGLYPEMKEEAIEYMILKIKKYFE is encoded by the coding sequence ATATTCAATAAAAATCAATTAAAAGAAAATGTATTACAAGAGGTTAGTAAATATTATAATTTAGTTCATAAACCTAAAAAAAATAAAAAATTTATCCCAGGTGAAACTAGAGTTAATTATGCAGGTAGAGTTTTTGATGAAAAAGAGATGCTTAATCTTGTTGACAGTAGTTTAGATTTTTGGTTAACTTATGGAGAATATTCAAAAGATTTTGAGAAAAAGTTAGCAAAATATCTTAATATAAGATGGAGTTTTTTAGTTAATAGTGGCAGTTCTGCTAATTTACTTGCCTTTTATTCCTTAACCTCTCCATTATTAAACGAGAGACAAATAAAACGAGGTGATGAAGTAATAACTGTAGCAGCAGCTTTTCCTACAACGGTAGCTCCTATTGTTCAGTATGGAGCAGTTCCCGTATTTGTTGATGTAGAATTAAATAATTTTAATATTGATATTAATGAACTTGAAAAAGCTTTAAGTTTTAAAACAAAAGCAATAATGATTGCACATACATTAGGAAATCCTTTTAATTTAAAAGAAGTAAAAGAATTTTGTGATAAACATAAACTTTGGTTAGTTGAAGATAACTGTGACGCTTTAGGAAGTAAGTATAAAGGTAAATTTACTGGAACCTGGGGTGATCTTGGAACAAGTAGTTTTTATCCACCACATCATATGACTATGGGTGAGGGTGGAGCAGTTTATACGGATAATCCACTACTTAAAAAAATAATCCTTAGTATGAGGGATTGGGGAAGAGATTGCTGGTGTGAAAGTGGAGTTGATAATACCTGTGGCTCTAGATTTTCAAAAAGTTTTGGAAATTTACCAAAGGGGTATGATCATAAATATGTATATAGTCATTTTGGTTTTAATTTAAAAGCTTCAGATATGCAAGCTGCTATTGGTGTTGCTCAGCTTGATAAATTAAATTTATTTATAGAAAAAAGAAAAGAAAATTATAATAAACTATTTTCTGCATTATCTAAACTTGATCAAATTATTTTAATGCATAAACAAATTGATTCAGAACCAAGTTGGTTTGGCTTTTTAATGACTCTTAAAGAAAATAGTGAATATCAAAGAAATGAATTTGCTAAGTATTTAGAGAATAATAATATCCAGACAAGAAATCTCTTTGCTGGTAATATATTAAATCATCCATTATTTGATTCTTTAGCAGAGAATAAAGACTATAGGGTAATTGGTGATTTGGATAATACAAATAGAATTATGAGTGATAGTTTATGGATTGGTCTTTATCCTGAGATGAAAGAAGAAGCTATTGAATATATGATATTAAAAATAAAGAAATATTTTGAATAA
- a CDS encoding NAD-dependent epimerase/dehydratase family protein — MNILITGGNGFIAKTLKEKLSNYNIFAPVKNELNILDESLLKEYIYNNEIDIIIHTANIGGYENKLDEKETFQSNLKMFLNVANQSKNVKKIIHLGSGAEYSKDRPIVKVDELDSLKSLPNDDYGLYKSICSRFIEQSENIINLRIFGCYGEYEDYNYKFISNSILKNLLEQPIIINQNVLFDYIYVDDLIKMIEYFIINENKYKVYNVSRGESIDLVSICKIINSIGSFNSEIKVLKEGLNNEYTSNNNRFIDEVSSFNFTTHEKAIFNMYKYFENNLSKIDKSKILEDKYLQKCNNIWIEGKNENC, encoded by the coding sequence ATGAATATTCTTATAACTGGTGGTAATGGATTTATTGCAAAAACATTAAAAGAGAAGTTATCAAATTATAATATTTTTGCACCAGTAAAAAATGAATTAAATATTTTAGATGAATCTTTATTAAAAGAGTATATTTATAATAATGAGATTGATATCATTATTCATACTGCAAATATTGGTGGATATGAAAATAAACTAGATGAGAAAGAAACTTTTCAATCAAATTTAAAAATGTTTTTAAATGTAGCTAATCAATCAAAAAATGTAAAAAAAATTATTCATTTAGGTAGTGGTGCAGAATATTCTAAAGATAGACCAATTGTTAAGGTAGATGAATTAGATAGTTTAAAGAGTTTACCTAATGATGATTATGGTCTTTATAAATCAATTTGCTCTAGATTTATTGAACAATCAGAAAATATTATAAATTTGCGTATATTTGGATGCTATGGAGAGTATGAAGATTATAATTATAAATTTATTTCAAATAGTATATTAAAAAACTTGTTAGAACAACCAATTATAATTAATCAAAATGTTTTGTTTGACTATATATACGTTGATGATTTAATTAAAATGATAGAATATTTTATTATTAATGAGAACAAATATAAAGTTTATAATGTTTCTAGAGGAGAATCTATTGATTTAGTATCAATATGTAAAATCATTAATAGTATTGGTAGCTTTAATTCAGAAATAAAAGTATTAAAAGAAGGATTAAATAATGAGTATACCTCAAATAATAATCGTTTTATTGATGAAGTCTCTTCTTTTAATTTTACAACTCATGAAAAGGCAATATTTAATATGTATAAATATTTTGAAAATAATTTATCTAAAATTGATAAATCTAAAATATTGGAAGATAAATATTTACAAAAGTGTAATAATATTTGGATAGAGGGAAAAAATGAAAATTGTTAA
- a CDS encoding glycosyltransferase family 2 protein, translating to MKTISIVTTCFNEEENVELLYEKVKEVFKNELSEYKYEHIFVDNSSVDNTVEILKNIAKDDKNVKIIVNSRNFGHIRSGMYALLQAKGDAVISLVADFQDPPELIPTLVKKWEEKNDIVVMIKKDSAENKFMFKVRKIYYSILDKVSEVKIFQNFTGFGLYDKKVMKAINKMNDPYPFFRGMIAEVGYKVAKIDYNQPVRERGITKNNFYTLYDIAMLGIINNSKVPLRITIFIAAITAILSFFVGLGYFILKIIYWDSMTIGIAPLVIGGSFAFSILLFFMGIIGEYIGAIYTQILNRPLIFEKERINFD from the coding sequence ATGAAGACTATTAGTATAGTTACAACTTGTTTTAATGAAGAAGAAAATGTTGAGTTATTATATGAAAAAGTTAAAGAAGTTTTTAAAAATGAGCTAAGTGAATATAAATATGAGCATATATTTGTGGATAATTCTTCTGTAGATAATACGGTAGAGATATTAAAAAATATTGCAAAAGATGATAAAAATGTGAAAATAATAGTTAATTCAAGAAATTTTGGACATATCAGGTCTGGTATGTATGCATTACTTCAAGCAAAAGGAGATGCCGTTATATCTTTGGTTGCTGATTTTCAAGATCCACCAGAACTTATTCCTACATTAGTAAAAAAATGGGAAGAGAAGAATGATATAGTTGTAATGATAAAAAAAGATAGTGCTGAAAACAAATTTATGTTTAAAGTAAGAAAAATTTATTATAGTATTTTAGATAAAGTATCTGAAGTAAAGATTTTTCAAAATTTTACAGGGTTTGGACTTTATGATAAGAAGGTTATGAAAGCAATTAATAAAATGAATGATCCTTATCCATTTTTTAGAGGTATGATTGCTGAAGTAGGATATAAAGTAGCAAAAATTGATTATAATCAACCTGTAAGAGAAAGAGGAATAACAAAGAATAATTTTTACACACTATATGATATTGCAATGTTAGGTATTATTAATAATTCTAAAGTACCTTTAAGAATCACTATTTTTATAGCAGCAATTACAGCAATATTAAGTTTTTTTGTAGGTCTAGGTTATTTTATTCTTAAGATAATATATTGGGATAGTATGACAATAGGAATAGCTCCTTTAGTTATTGGAGGTTCTTTTGCTTTTTCAATTTTACTTTTCTTTATGGGAATAATTGGTGAATATATAGGTGCAATATATACACAGATTTTAAATAGACCATTAATATTTGAAAAGGAAAGAATTAACTTTGATTAA
- a CDS encoding FkbM family methyltransferase — translation MKIGKILEMDLNIEPIPLEDEIIIYGAGNFGRLYASILKKRGYSIQFFVDKEKCKNHKFIDDIPVINLSNKELLDKRDSLTCVIGIFNAYIDLSEIEKELILIGFRKVINHISFYDLFSNEIGDYFWLSEKKNHLKNRNRILDSYKLLEDKKSRKLFKNILKYRMFNNLNKIQKPQKMDNEYFPKDINCKYPILKFVDCGAYDGDTVLRILKKKIPLSSYTAFEPDLRNANLLSENIKKKLKVESHIYPCGLWNKTDKLKFSGGTGSSSHINLNGDDIISVVSIDECIINKKVNFIKMDIEGAEVQALIGAKETIKKNKPILAISAYHKYDDLWTILETIKSFNIDYKFYMRMYEYNGFGIVYYAVPNKYQV, via the coding sequence GTGAAAATAGGCAAGATATTAGAAATGGATTTAAATATAGAACCTATACCTTTAGAAGATGAGATTATAATATATGGAGCTGGTAATTTTGGAAGATTATATGCTTCAATATTAAAAAAGAGAGGTTATTCTATACAGTTTTTTGTTGATAAAGAAAAGTGTAAGAATCATAAGTTTATAGATGATATCCCAGTAATAAATTTAAGCAATAAAGAACTATTAGATAAAAGAGATTCTTTAACATGTGTTATTGGTATTTTTAATGCTTATATAGATTTAAGTGAAATTGAAAAAGAGTTAATATTAATAGGGTTCAGAAAAGTAATAAATCATATTTCTTTTTATGATTTATTTTCTAATGAAATAGGGGATTATTTTTGGTTAAGTGAGAAAAAAAATCATTTAAAAAATAGAAATAGAATTCTTGATAGTTATAAACTGTTGGAAGATAAAAAATCAAGAAAATTGTTTAAAAATATTTTAAAATATAGAATGTTTAATAATTTAAATAAAATACAAAAACCTCAAAAAATGGATAATGAATATTTTCCGAAAGATATAAACTGTAAATATCCTATTTTAAAATTTGTTGATTGTGGTGCGTATGATGGAGATACAGTATTAAGAATATTAAAAAAGAAAATACCTTTATCTTCTTATACTGCATTTGAGCCAGATTTACGTAATGCAAATCTTTTGAGTGAAAATATAAAGAAAAAACTAAAGGTAGAAAGTCATATTTATCCATGTGGTTTATGGAATAAAACTGATAAACTTAAATTTAGTGGAGGGACAGGTAGTTCTAGTCACATAAATTTAAATGGAGATGATATAATTAGTGTTGTTTCTATTGATGAATGTATTATAAATAAAAAAGTTAATTTTATAAAAATGGATATTGAAGGTGCTGAGGTTCAAGCTTTAATTGGAGCAAAAGAAACAATTAAAAAAAATAAACCAATTTTAGCAATATCTGCATATCATAAATATGATGATTTATGGACTATATTAGAAACAATAAAATCTTTTAATATAGATTATAAATTTTATATGAGGATGTATGAATATAATGGATTTGGAATAGTTTATTATGCTGTTCCTAATAAATACCAAGTATGA
- the maf gene encoding septum formation inhibitor Maf: protein MIRLGSNSPTRAKILKEHNIDFIQNGGSFNEDSITTTNPKSFVYQATLGKYNELIKKYGCKDMPLLVADSVVTSNGELLRKAKDEKDARRMLELQSGNKTSVITCMIFKSKTKELIDISITTYEFREFDEDDIENYIKSGECFGKAGAIMVEGFCRPYIKSVVGYESTAMGLCVEKLKVYI, encoded by the coding sequence TTGATAAGACTAGGCTCAAACTCTCCAACACGAGCAAAAATTTTAAAAGAACACAACATAGACTTTATTCAAAACGGTGGAAGCTTTAATGAAGACTCTATAACTACAACAAATCCAAAATCATTTGTATACCAAGCTACTTTAGGAAAATATAATGAACTAATTAAAAAATATGGCTGTAAAGATATGCCTCTACTTGTTGCAGATTCAGTTGTAACTTCAAATGGTGAACTACTTAGAAAAGCAAAAGATGAAAAAGATGCAAGAAGAATGTTAGAACTTCAAAGTGGGAATAAAACTTCTGTAATAACATGTATGATTTTTAAATCAAAAACTAAAGAGCTTATTGATATTTCAATAACTACTTATGAATTCAGGGAATTTGATGAAGATGATATAGAGAACTATATCAAATCAGGTGAATGTTTTGGAAAAGCTGGAGCAATTATGGTTGAAGGATTTTGTAGACCTTATATCAAAAGTGTTGTAGGATATGAAAGTACTGCTATGGGACTTTGTGTTGAAAAACTAAAGGTTTATATTTAA
- a CDS encoding NlpC/P60 family protein has translation MLRSSIFMISLVLLIGGCTNNTTQIHSNLIEENANKHTITKEYQKQYQQVINSQEYKNTLPEERRILVSPSDSILMNQSLMDFYNEWKNVKYRYGGNSKKGIDCSAFTQRIYKEKFDINIPRSTRTQIRVGKHIKRSELEMGDLVFFKTGKFDRHVGIYMGNGDFMHASIKGVKFTKLDKPYYKRNYWTARRIID, from the coding sequence ATGCTTAGAAGTTCGATTTTTATGATTAGTTTAGTTTTACTAATTGGGGGATGTACAAATAACACTACTCAAATCCATAGCAACCTTATAGAAGAAAATGCAAATAAACACACTATTACAAAAGAGTATCAAAAACAATATCAACAAGTTATAAATTCACAAGAATATAAAAATACATTACCAGAAGAAAGACGAATACTTGTAAGCCCAAGTGATTCAATTCTTATGAACCAATCCCTAATGGATTTTTATAATGAATGGAAAAATGTTAAATATAGATATGGGGGAAACTCTAAAAAAGGAATTGATTGTTCTGCTTTTACTCAAAGAATCTACAAAGAGAAATTTGATATAAATATTCCAAGAAGTACAAGAACACAGATACGAGTAGGAAAACATATAAAAAGATCTGAATTAGAGATGGGTGATTTAGTGTTTTTCAAAACAGGTAAGTTTGATAGACATGTTGGAATATATATGGGAAATGGTGATTTTATGCATGCTTCTATAAAAGGTGTAAAATTTACAAAATTAGATAAACCATATTACAAAAGAAACTATTGGACTGCAAGAAGAATTATAGACTAA